From the Lolium rigidum isolate FL_2022 chromosome 2, APGP_CSIRO_Lrig_0.1, whole genome shotgun sequence genome, one window contains:
- the LOC124691447 gene encoding pre-mRNA-splicing factor ATP-dependent RNA helicase DEAH7-like, with amino-acid sequence MRPGLLLLLAVPTRTERRPPLHLPPAGQTVTSIHPEESEPELQHPLGTTDTQVADRRPSAAAAADGNPKITEEMMQEMDYDADRAWYDREEEHSAIFSADNCLGDDASFRINKTARLTRQDGTRMTLAQTKRLSHITAENARWEDSQLCRSGAVRRTCVQTEFDDENEHKVILRVHDTKPPFLDGRAVLSEQAEPVMPLKDPTSDMAIIARRGSLLVREIREKQSMNKLRQRFWELAGSKLGHILGVEKTAEQVDDADAVVCGDQGDAGSRERLKFSQHMKEKTEAVSDFARSKSLSEQRQYLPIYAARDDLLEVVRENQVVVVVGETGSGKTTQLTQYLHEDGYTRTGLVGCTQPRRVAAMSVARRVSQEMGTALGDEVGYAIRFEDVTCANTKIKYMTDGVLLRETLKDADLDKYRVIIMDEAHERSLNTDVLFGILKKVVARRRDFKLIVTSATLNADKFSRFFGGAPVFHIPGRTFPVNILFSKTPCEDYVESAVKQAITIHITSGPGDILIFMTGQEEIEAACFALAERMEQLVSSSTKAVPKLSILPIYSQLPADLQAKIFHKAEEGTRKCIVATNIAETSLTVDGIFYVIDTGYGKMKVYNPRMGMDALQVFPCSRAATDQRAGRAGRTGPGTCYRLFTELAYQNEMLPNPVPEIQRTNLGNVVLLLKSLNVENLLDFNFMDPPPQENILNSMYQLWLLGALNNVGGLTSLGRKMVDFPLDPTLAKMLLMGNELECVEEVLTIVSMLSVPSVFFRPKDRAEESDAAREKFFVPDSDHLTLLNVYQQWELNQCRGDWCSDHFLHVKGLQKAREVRSQLVDILTTLRIPLTSCHKEWGRVRKAICSAYFQNAARLKGVGEYVNCRNGMPCHLHPSSALYGLGYTPDYVIYHELVLTTKEYMQCVSEVDPHWLADLGPMFFSVKEGDAPFLDRRGWHNKEKMAMEEEMEKPRQEQAEAAGREKRREEKTGKQQQVAMPGVKKGLMYPRPKRRIGL; translated from the exons ATGCGTCcagggctcctcctcctcctcgccgtccccaCAAGGACGGAGCGCCGGCCCCCGCTGCATTTACCACCAGCAGGACAGACCGTCACGAGCATACACCCGGAAGAATCGGAGCCAGAGCTGCAGCATCCCCTTGGGACAAC GGACACCCAGGTTGCTGACAGGAGGccctcagcagcagcagcagctgatgGAAATCCCAAGATCACCGAGGAGATGATGCAAGAGATGGATTATGACGCCGACCGTGCTTGGTATGACCGTGAAGAAGAACACAGCGCTATATTCAGTGCTGACAATTGTCTTGGAGATGATGCTTCCTTTCGAATTAACAAGACAGCAAGGCTGACTCGCCAAGATGGAACTCGGATGACTCTTGCTCAGACCAAAAGGCTGTCACATATCACCGCCGAGAATGCACGGTGGGAGGACAGCCAGCTGTGCAGATCCGGAGCCGTTCGTAGAACATGTGTGCAGACAGAATTCGATGATGAAAATGAGCATAAAGTAATACTACGTGTTCATGACACCAAACCCCCGTTCCTCGATGGTCGGGCCGTGTTATCAGAGCAAGCGGAGCCTGTAATGCCGCTCAAGGACCCGACATCCGACATGGCTATCATCGCGCGCAGAGGTTCTCTTTTGGTCAGAGAGATCCGTGAGAAGCAGAGCATGAACAAGTTGAGACAGAGGTTCTGGGAGCTTGCTGGATCCAAGCTTGGACATATTCTAGGTGTTGAGAAAACAGCTGAACAAGTCGATGATGCTGATGCGGTTGTATGTGGCGACCAGGGCGATGCTGGCTCCAGAGAGAGGCTGAAATTTTCACAGCACATGAAGGAAAAAACAGAGGCCGTCAGTGATTTCGCAAGATCGAAATCTCTTTCGGAACAGAGGCAGTATCTTCCTATATATGCTGCCCGGGATGACCTGCTAGAGGTTGTGAGGGAGAATCAGGTGGTTGTGGTCGTTGGTGAAACTGGTTCCGGGAAGACTACCCAGCTGACTCAGTATCTGCATGAGGATGGATACACCAGGACTGGCCTTGTCGGCTGCACTCAACCGAGGCGTGTGGCTGCCATGAGTGTCGCTCGTCGTGTCAGCCAAGAGATGGGGACTGCACTTGGGGACGAAGTTGGATACGCTATCCGGTTCGAGGACGTCACGTGTGCTAACACCAAGATAAAGTACATGACAGACGGAGTGCTTCTTCGTGAAACATTGAAGGATGCTGACCTTGACAAATACCGGGTTATCATCATGGATGAAGCACATGAGAGATCATTGAACACTGATGTTTTGTTTGGTATTCTGAAGAAGGTTGTTGCACGTCGACGGGATTTTAAGCTAATTGTCACATCTGCAACACTGAATGCAGACAAGTTCTCAAGATTCTTTGGAGGTGCGCCTGTATTTCACATACCTGGCAGGACATTTCCAGTGAATATCTTGTTCAGCAAAACGCCgtgtgaagattatgtggaatcgGCAGTGAAGCAGGCCATCACAATCCACATAACAAGTGGCCCTGGCGACATCCTCATCTTCATGACCGGGCAGGAAGAGATTGAGGCTGCTTGCTTTGCGCTTGCAGAGCGAATGGAGCAGCTAGTATCATCATCCACCAAAGCTGTACCCAAGCTCTCAATCTTGCCCATCTATTCGCAGTTGCCTGCTGACTTGCAGGCCAAGATCTTTCACAAGGCGGAAGAGGGCACTCGCAAATGCATCGTTGCTACCAACATCGCCGAGACGTCCCTAACAGTAGATGGTATCTTCTATGTCATCGATACCGGGTATGGAAAGATGAAAGTATACAATCCACGGATGGGCATGGATGCTCTCCAGGTTTTTCCATGTAGTAGAGCAGCTACAGATCAGCGTGCAGGGCGTGCAGGAAGAACTGGTCCAGGCACATGCTACAGGCTGTTCACCGAATTAGCTTACCAGAATGAGATGCTCCCTAACCCTGTGCCAGAGATCCAAAGGACCAACCTTGGGAACGTGGTCCTCTTGCTGAAATCCCTCAACGTTGAAAATTTGCTCGATTTCAACTTCATGGACCCACCTCCCCAGGAGAATATCCTCAACTCCATGTACCAGCTCTGGCTGTTGGGCGCCTTGAACAATGTTGGTGGCCTTACAAGTTTAGGTCGTAAGATGGTGGACTTCCCATTGGACCCAACCCTGGCAAAGATGCTTCTCATGGGGAATGAGCTGGAGTGCGTCGAGGAAGTACTGACAATTGTATCCATGCTCTCAGTGCCATCGGTATTCTTCCGGCCAAAAGATCGAGCAGAGGAGAGTGATGCAGCAAGGGAGAAGTTCTTTGTCCCGGACTCCGACCATCTGACACTCCTCAATGTATACCAGCAATGGGAGTTGAACCAATGCAGGGGAGACTGGTGCAGTGACCACTTCCTCCATGTCAAGGGTCTCCAGAAAGCTCGTGAAGTGAGGTCTCAATTGGTGGACATACTGACAACCCTGAGGATCCCTCTGACATCGTGTCATAAGGAATGGGGCAGGGTGAGGAAGGCCATATGCTCGGCGTACTTCCAGAACGCCGCAAGGCTGAAGGGTGTTGGAGAGTACGTCAACTGCCGGAATGGGATGCCGTGCCACCTGCATCCAAGCAGCGCCCTTTACGGTCTCGGCTACACCCCCGACTACGTCATCTACCATGAGCTTGTCCTGACAACCAAGGAGTATATGCAGTGTGTGAGTGAGGTTGACCCGCACTGGCTGGCAGACTTGGGCCCCATGTTCTTCTCTGTGAAGGAGGGTGATGCCCCCTTCCTTGATCGCAGGGGGTGGCATAACAAGGAGAAGATGGCCATGGAAGAGGAGATGGAGAAGCCGAGGCAGGAGCAAGCTGAGGCGGCAGGCAGAGAAAAAAGGAGGGAGGAGAAGACAGGCAAGCAGCAGCAAGTTGCTATGCCGGGCGTGAAGAAAGGTTTGATGTATCCGAGGCCCAAAAGGCGAATAGGTTTGTAG